The following are encoded together in the Anopheles nili chromosome 3, idAnoNiliSN_F5_01, whole genome shotgun sequence genome:
- the LOC128726010 gene encoding transmembrane protein 242, giving the protein MSTTVEQPNRIAPALDELTEEQRKFRYRAGAFLAAVGATSAVAGFSKAIMSAKKSDPKYFDKGLHGSIALHEAGTSLALRALGWGTLYAILGTGTICYGIWKLSGAKDMNEFREVVGKAFPRVPRNNPPTSRTEFEGLTDLMQYLSTWGKEKKMAPEVQGQGSPSQ; this is encoded by the exons ATGTCTACCACTGTGGAACAGCCAAATCGGATAGCTCCTGCTTTAGACGAGCTAACGGAAGAACAGCGCAAGTTTCGCTATCGTG CGGGTGCGTTTCTTGCAGCAGTCGGTGCAACGTCAGCGGTAGCGGGATTTAGTAAAGCAATCATGTCAGCGAAGAAATCCGATCCGAAGTATTTCGACAAAGGGCTCCACGGAAGCATAGCGCTTCACGAAGCCGGTACGAGCTTGGCTCTGAGGGCACTAGGCTGGGGAACTCTGTACGCCATCCTAGGCACAGGCACAATTTGTTACGGAATATGGAAGCTAAGCGGCGCCAAAGAT ATGAATGAATTTAGAGAAGTGGTCGGAAAAGCTTTTCCTCGGGTTCCACGCAATAATCCGCCTACTAGTCGTACTGAGTTCGAAGGACTAACCGATTTGATGCAGTACCTCTCGACCtggggaaaggaaaagaaaatggcacccgAAGTGCAAGGGCAAGGATCTCCCAGTCAGTAA
- the LOC128723647 gene encoding inhibitor of nuclear factor kappa-B kinase subunit beta: MIKPFEDPPVIGDWCREKRLGNGAFGVVTLWRNKQTQQTVAIKKFHILQDKNEITDKHCERWRNEVKLMTEKVQNDNIVRAVAVQPSSFIQELLRSSANGLPLLCMEYCEGGDLRRVLNRVENCCGLREQDVRDVLHSLRNAIAYLHSLKITHRDIKPENLVLKQQGDRFIYKLTDLGYAKALDKQSLNASLVGTVEYIAPDLIYCDRYNCSVDYWSMGIIGFEIVTGVRPFIPHAPITRWMMHVQQKKSADIAITEDSRENYTYHTEMFAENHISISLRKQLERWLVLALEWNPKRRGYAPHTVSPIAGAGESISNGDTLPKVVTFAPEKENGNGSPAPSMVLKIFSLLDQILAKRFLTLFSLYDCRWIFLEVTEETSMETLCDQVYQATDIPVGEIDFILPLEQKQPRVQPDTRPIDLYLPNFYGKPMVFVMNRSCRASIVQRDLKPCIPKSITDVFQNIKSKLKPHMLRHFIANAYYFIANEQRLYVLLLDGIRNYGLMLNDTIARHKDEISRMNKVVYGILGGVEYHKLTLSHARDALNTANRIPSSTFETARQQWDEKCARIETNVRKLAEMADKITKRYESVLKRSRDVLRHALLDDFEQQDYFGLKNVEGRYEQSRARILERITNEKSHMDMSQAVYECLKRRDVLLRDAGFQELQQQLLDIRHEMQEIGKVLEKILELTERYKRELARLTLEHQDGVWKMLDGSFHSHNGSLSNGTGSDLGRIIPGSLDSRQDSLTPKFLVGGPMTPLQASIGSSIISENLLGIDEGPNVEDLIAANHTLIMTTNELLSDSFMMLK; encoded by the exons ATGATCAAACCATTCGAAGATCCTCCGGTAATCGGTGACTGGTGCCGAGAAAAACGACTAGGAAATGGAGCATTCGGTGTGGTCACGCTCTGGAGGAACAAACAGACGCAGCAAACCGTGG CGATAAAAAAGTTTCACATTCTGCAAGATAAGAACGAGATCACCGATAAGCACTGCGAGCGCTGGCGAAACGAGGTGAAACTGATGACGGAAAAGGTGCAGAACGATAATATCGTTCGCGCGGTCGCGGTGCAGCCGAGTTCCTTTATTCAGGAGTTGTTGCGCAGCTCTGCAAACGGACTTCCGCTGCTCTGCATGGAGTACTGTGAGGGAGGGGATCTTCGCCGGGTGCTaaaccgggtggaaaactgctGTGGTTTGCGCGAGCAGGACGTCCGAGATGTGTTGCATTCACTGCGTAACGCCATTGCGTACCTGCAcagtttaaaaataacgcaCCGCGATATAAAACCGGAAAATCTGGTCCTGAAGCAGCAGGGCGATCGTTTCATCTATAAA CTAACGGATCTGGGCTACGCTAAGGCACTGGACAAGCAGAGCCTGAACGCAAGTCTGGTGGGAACGGTGGAGTACATCGCGCCTGATTTGATCTATTGCGATCGGTACAACTGCTCGGTGGACTACTGGTCGATGGGCATTATTGGGTTCGAAATAGTGACGGGCGTGCGGCCATTCATACCCCACGCACCCATCACCCGGTGGATGATGCACGTTCAGCAGAAGAAATCGGCCGACATCGCGATCACGGAGGATAGCCGAGAGAACTACACATATCATACGGAGATGTTTGCGGAGAATCACATTTCCATCAGTCTGCGGAAGCAACTGGAACGATGGCTCGTGTTGGCACTGGAGTGGAATCCTAAACGGCGTGGTTACGCACCACATACGGTTTCTCCCATTGCAGGAGCTGGTGAATCTATTTCGAACGGAGACACGCTACCAAAAGTGGTTACATTCGCtccagaaaaagaaaacggcaacGGTTCGCCGGCTCCTTCGATGGTTTTGAAAATCTTCTCCCTACTGGATCAGATACTGGCGAAACGGTTCCTGACGCTGTTTTCGCTGTACGACTGCCGATGGATTTTCCTCGAAGTGACTGAGGAAACCAGCATGGAAACGTTATGCGATCAGGTTTACCAAGCGACGGATATACCGGTGGGTGAGATCGACTTCATTCTGCCACTGGAGCAGAAACAACCGCGTGTGCAACCGGACACGCGCCCAATCGATCTGTACCTACCGAACTTTTACGGCAAGCCGATGGTTTTTGTGATGAATCGAAGCTGCCGGGCGAGTATTGTGCAGCGCGATCTCAAACCCTGCATACCGAAAAGTATTACGGACGTGTTTCAGAACATCAAAAGCAAGCTGAAGCCGCACATGCTACGGCACTTCATTGCCAATGCGTACTACTTTATCGCCAACGAGCAGCGGCTGTACGTGTTGCTACTCGATGGCATCCGCAACTACGGGCTGATGCTGAACGACACCATCGCCCGGCACAAGGATGAGATTAGCCGCATGAACAAAGTCGTGTACGGTATTCTGGGCGGCGTGGAGTACCACAAGCTTACTTTATCTCATGCGCGCGATGCACTCAACACCGCCAAT CGAATACCGTCAAGCACGTTCGAGACCGCCCGGCAACAGTGGGATGAAAAGTGTGCTCGCATCGAGACAAACGTTCGAAAGCTTGCGGAAATGGCGGATAAAATCACAAAGCGATACGAATCGGTGTTGAAACGTAGCCGGGACGTGTTGCGGCACGCCTTGCTGGACGATTTTGAGCAGCAGGATTACTTTGGGTTGAAAAACGTCGAGGGACGGTATGAGCAGTCGCGAGCCAGAATCTTGGAGAGGATCACCAATGAAAAATCTCACATGGACATGTCGCAGGCCGTGTACGAGTGTTTGAAGCGGCGAGATGTGCTCTTACGCGACGCTGGCTTTCAGGAATTGCAGCA GCAACTGTTAGATATACGCCACGAGATGCAGGAAATCGGAAAGGTGCTGGAAAAGATATTGGAACTGACGGAAAGGTACAAACGAGAGCTGGCCCGTCTAACGTTAGAGCACCAGGATGGTGTATGGAAGATGCTGGACGGCAGCTTCCACTCCCACAACGGGTCACTCTCGAATGGGACCGGTTCTGATCTCGGGCGAATAATACCAGGTTCGCTGGATAGCCGCCAGGACAGCTTAACGCCAAAGTTTTTAGTTGGTGGACCAATGACACCACTGCAGGCCTCCATCGGAAGCAGTATCATTAGTGAGAATCTCCTAGGCATAGACGAAGGTCCGAATGTGGAGGATTTGATTGCCGCAAATCATACGTTGATTATGAC AACAAACGAATTGTTGAGTGATAGCTTTATGATGTTGAAGTGA
- the LOC128725722 gene encoding uncharacterized protein LOC128725722 has translation MAYINVAEWSPDMVTDWLKGLDNSMYHYVQSFINNEVGGKQLLNIRPYELEQLGMHVIGHQEIVLEAVENLKNFNYNLDKENLQFLALHVATAAHSLTKQLEFSDQEKLETSVLKDITRMITRLKALIEWLDRAPFRGQKKFDELRKQCMRFGLEVATVAMRDRFSLMPVQAIRQNSKKLENIAEYIIKDITDPIILQPASLDLVTLKKRESDLGFLIMQSFHGVHRITEIKFNSPAHNSGKVEEGDEIVQINYQAVVGWEYKKVLLQLQESPPDVLLTLKKRPKHMKIYGQIYIKPYRLPSKKRSLPYRWDEAYPSPRATDNFALQDFSLPLDRVPEKHVPSDTESDGSDILTPTDVKEADKEMRLYLPKPRAVLQRRHTLSSFKDLVGVASWQERKGKPLISNDLQSLRDKSVSFGFGLEMSPRPTTTCLGLGAGSAVEGPGNAGGVPVKGSRFGGPLKSSLPDIIPCEPEIVPAPPNDRSIAGIKSADSESYKAGVSKVVRFESSSKADQCHVDTKYTCQVESTVLETFEPIPYVDEDLPTVACPPTVTERVRRFESFASRTTAATGLSNGQHAGGQSATSSITLKPIPMQRQLSKDPELTEAINTVVVNREMVKRGRLDKSYSTPAYDDELSDIPPAIEPRKEHLLKAPPVPPPRPKRTHETLTVALPEKPSSTSSSGLVVPSPSVLPIVSPFHENAAIFVSSLSNTLDIREDSPNKSKLANVIDLKQNRTQPLPPTIVPGTVTPPKPAERTAIPPIPASRSANLPAKSMQTSEPSTLATVPSIPIDSSSELLTPNKTKSLTLKKKNSLLSKRRNVSLKTLCVSDIQGHLYRRTKGRSGMSYWAKYYFVLIETTLYGFRSKEAPKANSMIFLSGFTISIAKEVHSRPHAFKVYHPHKTFYFAAETQEALIQWMEYIKQATLKGASIAGGNGAGSATGSEHHNVRELFSETDSSDDELGLMDSTTKLNMLCTPSPQMSGGGGSHTVANSDGTPTSWKQDRYHLNFGSLKKFTKIGSDASSSTASGSGTVGNGGNSGSGGSTGESSKFFGFFSSHRNVEKSNSSEMPVPTSQFKSYRKVPGAGGLQIGTASASTEVFPLPSTATQPILASSGSPMANAADGGNFSASNLSLASALGSRDGDKTVTSTGAPQPPPRTSTPTPPLPAPPVIIREPVTPTMSEAVVLLDRARKTKRISPHNYIHASNPNLVEFDFQTSKAMDFSVPKIHSANTWDTSTHSHSNLQSMITLKDLMLQKQAEEAQEMYNKRVCLGVEKLEVGGDQVPQVIILPIVPEAVNKIQRRQLPITPDYAQSFKLDDEDILYTRSKEGQKLRDFGYEMISGDDAFDQRNKPIRSTLGLSISASGMSGISSNNASATGTNSNGAGSSSGGGSIKKKTFNWINSDRKAPDPNEINLLTIGSVSSGSITFTGPMAGPEQSHRTGGMSTSLSLRDSFKRSKNKAVIARLDNIKASSEKLFQFKQSSLAGGATSSNNNDKESLKMKQLDKPAAPGGGIVNVNLKHQLPPPQQHAFANIVGGLGGKKNNNELNAVLEQHSALLFHQTSGAGGGGGPSASGGGFIGGIKKSNTCNSSSDFKENSSKLHNMRKNSAPERGTVGVSNASGVGSGGSGSNANGATSYFTKLSFGSTKTAKEKKLLGSPGLHRAIFGKNHHHHANDSQPTVIDHEVFSPISYTKVSTHDPVAQSDSAPSMSTSAGTTGSTGQSAATNSTPNIVLLSSYAPNLAGISRNSPDYPNMEYPPVFEPETYSLSDPSTSLTLLKRRQNHHHLHQK, from the exons ATGGCTTACATAAACGTCGCAGAATGGAGCCCCGATATGGTCACGGATTGGTTGAAAG GTTTGGACAACTCGATGTACCATTATGTGCAATCTTTCATCAACAACGAAGTAGGCGGAAAGCAGCTACTAAACATACGCCCGTACGAACTCGAACAGCTCGGCATGCACGTTATCGGCCACCAAGAAATCGTCCTGGAAGCTGTTGAAAACTTGAAGAATTTC AACTACAACCTGGATAAGGAGAACCTACAGTTTCTCGCACTGCATGTGGCGACCGCTGCCCACTCGCTGACGAAGCAGCTCGAGTTCTCCGACCAAGAGAAGCTCGAGACGTCCGTACTCAAGGATATTACGCGGATGATTACGCGCTTGAAGGCGCTTATAGAGTGGCTGGATAGGGCACCGTTTAGGG GTCAAAAGAAATTTGATGAGCTGAGAAAGCAGTGCATGCGATTCGGGCTGGAGGTGGCCACCGTAGCTATGCGTGATAGGTTTTCCCTAATGCCCGTACAAGCG ATACGGCAAAACTCGAAAAAGCTCGAAAACATAGCTGAGTACATAATCAAGGACATCACCGATCCGATCATCCTGCAGCCAGCCTCACTGGATTTGGTAACACTGAAGAAGCGTGAGTCAGACCTCGGCTTTCTTATTATGCAAAGCTTCCACGGAGTGCACCG AATAACcgaaataaaattcaactCACCCGCCCACAACTCCGGCAAGGTCGAGGAAGGCGATGAAATAGTGCAAATCAACTACCAAGCCGTAGTTGGATGGGAATACAAAAAGGTCCTGCTGCAGCTTCAGGAATCACCGCCAG ATGTGCTCTTGACGCTCAAGAAGCGACCGAAGCACATGAAAATCTATGGCCAAATCTACATCAAACCGTACCGCTTGCCGAGCAAAAAGCGATCGCTTCCGTACCGCTGGGATGAAGCTTATCCTAGCCCGCGGGCGACGGACAACTTTGCCCTGCAGGACTTCTCGTTGCCGCTCGATCGCGTCCCGGAAAAGCACGTTCCCTCCGACACCGAATCCGACGGCAGCGACATTTTAACGCCAACGGATGTGAAGGAGGCGGATAAGGAGATGCGCCTTTATCTACCCAAACCGAGGGCGGTCCTGCAACGGCGGCACACGCTCTCTAGCTTTAAGGATTTGGTCGGGGTAGCCTCGTGGCAGGAGCGAAAAGGGAAACCGCTGATTTCGAACGATTTGCAGAGCTTACGCGACAAGTCAGTATCGTTCGGGTTTGGGTTAGAGATGTCGCCTCGACCAACCACTACTTGTCTCGGGTTAGGTGCCGGTAGTGCTGTGGAAGGTCCAGGTAATGCAGGCGGAGTGCCGGTTAAGGGGAGTAGATTCGGTGGACCGTTGAAAAGCTCCCTTCCCGATATCATTCCATGTGAGCCAGAAATTGTACCAGCACCTCCTAACGATCGGTCCATTGCCGGAATCAAATCAGCGGATAGCGAGTCGTACAAGGCTGGTGTATCGAAGGTGGTTCGCTTTGAGTCGAGCTCCAAAGCCGACCAGTGCCATGTGGACACCAAGTACACCTGTCAGGTGGAGAGCACAGTATTGGAAACGTTTGAACCGATACCGTACGTAGATGAAGATCTTCCAACCGTCGCTTGTCCGCCGACCGTTACCGAACGTGTGCGTCGGTTCGAATCTTTTGCTAGTCGGACGACTGCAGCGACCGGTCTTAGCAATGGACAGCATGCGGGAGGACAATCGGCAACTTCTTCCATCACCCTTAAGCCTATTCCGATGCAACGGCAGCTATCGAAGGATCCGGAACTGACCGAAGCAATCAACACGGTGGTCGTAAACCGTGAAATGGTGAAACGTGGTCGATTAGATAAAAGCTACAGCACGCCCGCGTACGATGACGAACTGAGTG ATATTCCGCCTGCAATCGAGCCACGTAAAGAGCATCTCCTAAAGGCACCACCCGTGCCTCCACCACGACCAAAACGAACGCACGAAACGCTCACTGTTGCCTTGCCAGAAAAGCCATCTTCCACTTCATCATCGGGACTGGTAGTGCCATCCCCCTCGGTGTTACCGATCGTTTCGCCGTTTCACGAAAACGCGGCCATTTTCGTCTCGTCACTAAGCAACACCCTGGATATCCGTGAGGATAGCCCAAATAAATCCAAACTCGCAAATGTTATCGATTTGAAGCAAAATCGAACCCAACCACTTCCTCCTACGATTGTCCCCGGTACGGTGACGCCACCAAAACCAGCCGAACGTACGGCGATTCCACCGATTCCGGCCTCGAGGTCTGCAAATCTGCCTGCTAAATCAATGCAGACCTCCGAACCTTCGACGCTGGCCACTGTACCAAGCATTCCGATCGATTCGAGCTCGGAACTACTgacaccaaacaaaaccaagagCCTTAcgttgaagaagaaaaattcgcTTCTTTCCAAGCGCCGCAACGTGTCTCTGAAAACGCTCTGTGTCAGTGACATTCAGGGACACCTGTATCGACGCACCAAGGGTCGCAGCGGGATGTCCTACTGGGCAAAATACTACTTCGTGCTGATCGAAACCACTCTGTACGGGTTCCGCAGCAAAGAAGCACCCAAGGCGAACAGCATGATCTTTCTGTCCGGCTTCACGATCTCCATCGCGAAAGAAGTCCACTCACGGCCTCACGCCTTCAAGGTGTACCATCCGCACAAGACGTTCTACTTCGCAGCTGAAACGCAGGAAGCTCTTATCCAGTGGATGGAGTACATCAAACAAGCTACGCTTAAGGGTGCCTCAATTGCAGGAGGAAACGGTGCCGGCTCGGCAACCGGCTCCGAGCACCATAACGTTAGGGAGCTGTTTTCCGAAACGGACAGTTCCGACGACGAGCTGGGACTGATGGACAGTACCACCAAGCTGAACATGTTGTGCACACCTTCACCACAGATGTCTGGTGGAGGAGGCTCCCACACCGTGGCGAATTCAGACGGGACGCCCACGTCGTGGAAGCAAGATCGGTACCATCTGAACTTTGGATCGTTGAAAAAGTTCACCAAAATTGGATCGGACGCGAGCAGCAGCACCGCAAGTGGAAGCGGAACCgtgggaaatggtggaaacTCTGGCAGCGGTGGAAGTACTGGAGAGAGTAGCAAATTCTTTGGATTTTTCTCGTCCCATCGGAACGTCGAGAAAAGCAATTCGAGCGAAATGCCCGTTCCGACGTCGCAGTTCAAGAGCTATCGCAAGGTACCGGGTGCGGGTGGATTGCAGATCGGTACGGCATCTGCTTCAACGGAAGTGTTTCCGCTTCCTTCCACTGCCACCCAACCGATCCTCGCTAGTAGCGGATCGCCGATGGCCAATGCGGCGGATGGAGGAAATTTCAGTGCTAGCAACCTTTCGCTTGCTTCTGCACTCGGAAGTCGCGATGGTGACAAAACGGTGACTTCCACCGGAGCACCACAACCTCCGCCGAGAACCAGCACACCTACACCCCCGCTTCCCGCTCCACCCGTGATCATTCGCGAACCGGTGACACCAACGATGAGTGAGGCGGTGGTACTGTTGGACcgggcgagaaaaacgaaacgcatcTCTCCGCATAACTACATCCACGCGTCCAATCCGAACCTGGTGGAGTTCGATTTTCAAACGTCGAAAGCGATGGATTTCTCGGTGCCAAAGATCCACTCCGCGAACACGTGGGACACGAGCACGCACTCGCACAGCAATCTGCAGTCGATGATCACGCTGAAGGACCTGATGCTGCAGAAGCAAGCCGAGGAAGCGCAGGAAATGTACAATAAGCGCGTTTGCCTCGGTGTGGAGAAGCTGGAGGTTGGTGGTGATCAGGTACCGCAAGTGATCATTCTTCCTATCGTACCGGAAGCGGTGAACAAAATTCAAAGACGTCAGCTTCCAATAACACCAGACTACGCACAGAGCTTCAAGCTGGACGATGAGGACATTCTATACACGCGTAGCAAGGAAGGCCAAAAGTTGCGCGATTTCGGTTACGAAATGATTTCCGGCGACGATGCGTTTGACCAACGAAACAAACCCATTCGTTCGACGCTCGGTTTGAGCATTTCCGCGAGTGGCATGTCCGGAATTAGCTCAAACAACGCAAGTGCGACCGGTACGAACTCAAACGGAGCTGGCAGTAGTAGTGGCGGTGGATcgatcaaaaagaaaacgttcaATTGGATAAACTCGGATCGCAAAGCGCCAGATCCAAACGAGATCAACCTCCTTACTATCGGTTCAGTATCTAGTGGCTCTATAACGTTTACCGGGCCGATGGCCGGGCCAGAGCAGAGCCATCGAACGGGAGGTATGTCAACGTCTCTGTCTCTGCGGGACAGCTTTAAAcgcagcaaaaataaagccGTCATTGCTAGACTGGATAACATTAAGGCCAGCAGCGAAAAGCTGTTTCAGTTCAAGCAGTCGAGCTTGGCTGGTGGCGCAACAAGCAGCAATAATAACGATAAGGAATCGCTCAAGATGAAGCAGCTAGACAAACCGGCAGCGCCGGGAGGTGGGATAGTGAACGTAAACCTAAAACATCAACTACCGCCGCCACAACAGCACGCGTTCGCGAACATCGTCGGTGGAttgggtgggaagaaaaacaacaatgagctgaatGCGGTCCTGGAGCAACATTCGGCGTTGCTATTTCACCAAACgagcggtgccggtggtggtggtgggccaTCGGCATCCGGTGGTGGATTCATCGGTGGTATCAAAAAGTCTAACACGTGCAACAGCTCGTCGGATTTTAAGGAAAACTCGAGCAAGCTACACAACATGCGTAAAAACTCGGCCCCGGAACGAGGCACCGTTGGTGTGAGTAACGCCAGTGGTGTTGGATCCGGTGGAAGCGGAAGCAATGCCAACGGCGCCACGTCCTACTTTACTAAGTTGAGCTTCGGTTCGACGAAAACGGCCAAGGAGAAGAAGTTGCTCGGCTCGCCAGGATTACATCGTGCTATCTTTGggaaaaatcatcatcatcacgcgAACGATTCGCAGCCAACTGTGATCGATCATGAGGTGTTTTCGCCGATTTCTTATACAAAAGTAAGTACCCATGATC CTGTAGCACAATCCGATAGTGCACCATCAATGTCAACCAGCGCTGGAACGACAGGAAGTACTGGACAGTCAGCTGCAACTAATAGCACACCTAACATCGTACTTTTGTCATCTTATGCTCCAAATTTGGCTGGTATTTCACGCAACTCACCGGACTACCCAAACATGGAGTATCCTCCGGTGTTTGAGCCGGAAACGTACTCATTAAGCGATCCAAGCACAAGCCTGACGTTACTGAAGCGACGTcaaaaccatcaccatctcCATCAGAAATGA